ccaaataagtaggtatgatactacatttatattttactttaataattcaCATATTTGGAAGTAATATCTACTAAACTGTAAGTGGACTGACCTCTAAACGGGTAGGTAattgttttaactttatttttgacTCGATCACTACGCGCGTATCAATGCCTGTCGTAGGCTCGATTCCCACTttgaataaatgttaaaatacttCCGCTTctttattaatagaatattcATAATTACAGCgggtattttcttttacttaacaaaagaaaaaggaGAATTGCGACATCATGTAGGTACGTCACCTTTCTTTTTAAACATTCTGTTCGTATAGCTAGTAATTAAACGTACCTTATAAGGCCTGGGTGCATGCGGCTTCGTGTGTCTCATGACGATCAACGCAAGCATAGAGCCACCGTAGAAGATCCACGCGGTGAACGAGAAGAAGTCGATCAACGAATCTATCGTTCCGTACAACACCATAGCCACCGCTATCAGGGACTGCAACAATAACCAACTAATTAATAACAACAACACACAACTTTTTACCTACTAAACTATGAGCATGAGGCGTGTAATCCCCAAATTCGGGATTCTATTTAAACACTTACGTGGAATATCAATCCAGGCGCAGGGGTGAAACGGCGCACGTGGACATACGACAAAATATCCAGTAAATGACCCTCACGAGACGCGGCGAAGCACAACCTGGAAAAATACTGTGTTGTGAACTTGTAACCAAACTCTACTTTGAACAGTAATGAGCAATTTGAGTAACAAGACATATGATATAGTAGCTTTAGCGTATTCAGGATtttggtacctacctacttgattaatatatattaatcaataatatatgcaataatatatcataatgaTATGCAATTTCCACATACCTTCCAGCCACAAACAAGGTGCCATTAGCCGATCCGAAAGTTGAAATAGTAACAGCCAGTGGCATGAGCCAGGCCATAGGGCCCAGCAGTCTGTTGCCAAACGTGACGGCCACGGCCTCGCTGTCTGCCATCTCACTCACGGACATCACCGCCAAGTAAGACACGTTCACCAGCGCGTAACACAACGTCACCAGGGGAATGCCAATTATTATGCTCAACGGCAGATTCCTAAAATTTAACAATATGTTATTCGTATTGGATACCTAATTACAACCGCTTTTATGCAGCTCTATCTTATTCTGACTCATACTCAAGGAGTGCGAACTATTTTTATCAGTAGTAGATGCTTTAAAAGCATGTAAACAAAATGCAATAATTGCAAAATGATTTAtaagtttgaaaaaaatattaccattccagcaaatttaaagaaaaaatttaCAAACTTCATGTGTCACAATCATACCCAGGTCGTTAACTTTTTATGATCCGAGAGTCACCTTCATTCCAGCTgatcataaatatattacttgaCAAAAAATTTACTTCATTTAAAGATTATAACTAGCACTTACTTGGAAGGATTTTTAATTTCCTCAGTAACATAGTTGAGATTATTCCAACCATCATAAGCCCATAGGCCAGTGTAGAATGCTGTGGCAATGTTGCCCAGCGTGGCCGTGCTACTGCCGAAATTTGGCTCCTGTAAATGTCGCGTATTACCTGCACCGATATCGAATACCAACAATCAGTGTTTGTACAATATGTTTACAACCCATTATggtaattaacattaaatacaatCATGAGCTTCACATACGATGACTCGTTTGAACTCAGCTAACTCAATCAATGTAACCAATTAGCCGATTACGTAATGGAAATGTTTGATGATGAAAGAAGGGTTTGTGAAAATGTCGGTTATAGTTATTACCTAATATTAACTTATAAGCTCCACCGCACACGATGATAGCCACAGCCACTAACTTAGCTGCCGTAAAGATGTTCTGAACGTTTGTTGCCAGGTTCACGCTGTAGCAATTAACTGCTAATATCATCACTGCAAAAGACGAGTGCTAGATTAGAGTTGAATATTTATGGCTTCAATGAACGGCTTCTTATTGACCTTAATCGACTCTGAAGTTATATATCAATTGAAATTCGTCTATTTCCATTCCTAATCAAGAACATTGTAATAGATTGTTCGACATACCAATACATATGACTGCGACCAGTTTGACGAGGCTGTAGGGCGGCTCACATTCTGATACGAACGGTTCCACCGCGTACTTTGCGAAACTCAGACAAATTATAGCCATCTGTGACGGCTTCAGTACCAATGTCGAGACCTGTTAATAAATCAACATTTAGTGCATTTTCTAGttcaaatactaataatatttcataataatgacGGATAGAATTACGTACAATCTACAAACACCTACAAACGTTGTCGTGATTAAGTATAGAGTTCGTTGTAGAGTTGTGATTCAATCATCATAGTTTTGTTAAATGAAATTGTTGCGTTTATTACCCATGAGAATAGGAACGCTGGCGGTCCTCCGAATGCGTCCATAAAGTAAGCGTACTCAGCGCCTGACGACGTGTTCATTGTTCCCAGCTCCGCGTATGCGAGCGCTCCTGTatatacaacaaatattttatgtagaaacGAGCATGACCCCCTTAATCATGACGTTAAATAGCTCAGTAGTTTAGTCACTGAATATTTTGCCTTGCTTTGAAATAGCTGAGATAGATCGAATGGAACGTAACGTGTGCGATTAATTAAGAGCTAGTTGCACGCTTCTGAACGAAGAAATTatgatgttattataattttcttgttaGGTGCCATTTCTTTTAGTTATCCACTTTCATTTAAGCTGCCACACATTGAAAATAGAATTGCAATCATACTCATAAATAAGGAAGTAAAATGATATACTCCCAAGTCAAACGAGCGAGTATAACACCACGTTCAACCAAAATAGAAAAGCGACAACGTGTCTTTTGTAACGTCATTCTGTGGTAACGCTGAAAACAACCAATTTGCGTAATAGGCGGAAACAAAAAATGAATGCTCTATTCTATTCGCTATAAGTACCTCCTTAGAGTATAGCAACTCATTTATCAGTTTGCCATCTCATCTCATTCAAACGTTCGAAGTACTTGAGGCTGTTAAACAATTTGGATGATTGAAGTACGTGTATCGGGCGGCAGTTTCACGTGACCGATGTATGGAGTAATATGGACTGATTAAAGTACTTACCAAGCAGCGAGAGCAGGCCACATGCCATCCAAATGATGAAGCTAATGCCCACTGAGCCTGTGCGCTCCAAAAGCCCAGAGGGCGAGACGAATATTCCTGAACCTGAAACAATGTTATTTCATGTAAACGAATTGCAGGTAAAAAAGGCATACTTTTATTAGCTGCATTATAATAACGATCAACAATCTACGGTCCGTTTTTTTTAGACTTAGGTACTGTAGATATGTTATATGGTTTGACTCATATTCACGAGCCTAATGAACTCCAATTATTTTAAAGGGAAATATGATGATCGATTAATATTGTGCACTTATTAATAACGTTGTTCATTTGTAACTGCCTACACATTATCTAGAATACATAATTAGCGCAATTATCTGGACATTCCACGCCCTACGCTATCCGTTACAAACTGAATATCGATTTCCTTTCAGCCCCTAACAAACAATAGCACCGCAATAGGATTCCTTTTACCGTGGGCGACGTTACATACACAAACAATGAATGTTCAAACACCCAGAGTGTTTGCTACAGAACCATGTGGTACCGAAATACCTGTGGGCTAAACAAACATTCATTTGTCACAAGAGAACTTTAGTGTACTGCTTAAGTTTCAGCTTTTGCGAAGGTTCGTAATGGAAGGATTATGAAATTTGgtctttacatttattaggTGCAGATGTTATGGTAGCAGTGTGGGATCGTTTAAGTATGTAGAGAACAGCCATAAAAATTAGTAGCTACCTTTACCAGTACCAGCATATATGATGGTTTTTATACAATACGATGGAGGTGTTGAAAACCAGTCACGTTTTCCTCCACAGTACAATAAGAAATCGATAAAAATAGGTCCATCCATGCCTATGCTATTGGCACCGTCTGAATATACGTCTAGATACTGACGTGTAGGGTTAGAGATCACAATTGTTTTAGGTAATGACAGACGGCTGGCCTTAAGCcgatttggttttttttttttttttttttttttttaataacccatatctgtcccactgcagggcaagggtctcctcccaaatgagggggaggggttaggccttgagtccaccacgctggccaagtgcgggttggggactttgcatgccctcaataaatgtattaaacaaattttaggcatgcaaggtttcctcacgatgttttccttcaccgttagagcaagtgataattatttctaatacacacataacttcgaaaagtcattggtgtgttgcctcggattcgaacctgcgaccactggcgtgggaggtgtcaacttaaaccactcggctatttgGTTATCAAGTTCAAAACTTTCAATCGACTTATACGAGAGGAATCCCGCTTCACAGTATTttgctagtaaaaaaataagctaaTATTTGTTGCTTATAATTTACTATTGAAATGAAGGCCAAATGCTCACGAAAACACTAAAATACTGAAGAAAGGAAGGCAAAATAAGCTccgaaactaattaaaaatttaatattctattcaGATCTAACCCAGCTTGTGATGTGAactaattatattctatttatcttAGATAAAATGAGTTATATATCCAACGCAAGTCTAGCAACTGTTTATCTTTAGCCagatgcatattattatctaaataatttttCAGCGAGCCAATCCCATAGTGATGATGACGCAGTAACCACACATCACGTGTATcgaagaataaatattaaagtcaCGGATtccataatatttataaaaatgtggtTACTAAGTAAAGGTAGGcatgtttgttagttttgttaACAGTTTAACGATTGTTACAAGGCTATTATAAGAACAAATATCTAAGTATTAAGTAAAGTAAttagttgtttaaaataactattaaggTCTCTTGTTCAATCGACTATATTACTATTGGAAGCATTTACCTTGGGGGTTAATAGAAGTAGTCCCTGAAAAGCGTTGAATACGACTCATAACATAAAACTATCACATAGTCGTCAATACTCGACAATATAAAACTTTGCATGACtagtgcccggtttctgaggttaatttagcggtagattatcAATTCCAACTGtcatgttaatttataaaatcttaaacGCTATCGGCCGGGGTTAAAACGGAGGGTAGGGTACGctatgtatctatactaatgtgAAAATCTTACCGATCATAGTGCCAACGATTAGAGCCACCCCACTGAAGAGTCCCACCCGTCTCTTGAGGTGAACAGGGTCGTCCGGAGCTGCGTCCGACCCCTCCAACTGCGCAAATACATCGAATGATAAGAATAATAAGAAGAATAATTAGAATATACTTACTTTGTAAATGAACTTAAGATGAAGATAATACTCATTGgattaatatttcaaagtaaaatgttttcagcacataataaataagaagTTCGGTTTTCTccaacgtaatattttatgcgaAACCAATTTAATGCCCGCCTTCCACTGCGAAAGGGTAATGAGTAGGAAAAAGCTGAGCGGAAAGGAGTAAATAGTTCTCACCATCCATTAAGAAAGAGTTTCAGTGAAAAATGGGTTTTGCCTTCCATTGCCGGCGAGTTTCGAGGAGTGAGCTAGGCGGGAAATGAGTGGAGTCAGATGAGCGAGTTGTTTGCCTTCCATTGTCAGCAGCCATGAGCGAAGAGGCGCAGAAAAAATATCTCAGTGCCGGGTAGTCCGCAGAGGAAGCAAGTCGCGCGATAAATTTTACGAAAATGATGTCCGACGATTCTAGTGAAGAGGACTacgtaaatacaataaataaatgcttgcTGCTCTACCATTATAACAAGAAAAAGAAGCGTAACAAACCAAGATTTTGGATGAGCAACCATATTAGAGAGAGACCTAACAAGGGTGAATTGTTGCGGATGTTCTACGATTTGCAGAGTCCGTTCAAAACTAGCGCGCAACACAATGACACAGCGGACCCATTTTAACTCGCTCAGTCCGCTTCGCTTACTCGTTCACGATGGAAGcatttctatgaaattttgcGTTGCGAGTCGAGCGGAGTCCGTTAGAAATCCGCTCAACTCTGTCACCACTTTTGTAACTCTTTTTACTCTTTTGCTCCGCTCCGTTCGCTCATTCACAGTGGAAGCACTTCTATGAAGATTGCCGTTGCGAGTTAAACGGAGTCCGTACGAAGCCCGCTCCGCTCGCAGTGGAAGGCGGGCATAAACCTTCATATTAGCTCTAACATCTCCATCCTCAAGTCGGTTCGTCTCTACGTCTTCACTTAATGCATACTTTATGACTGAGATGAGAAACATGTATTAGAGTTAATAAGCACTCCACTCGACTCTACAAGAGCCATTAACTATAGAGTACCTGTGTACTCAAGAACTTTGGCAACATATCTAACATGAcccatatatgtatatagttatAATAGCAGGTATGATGCTACAATATGGGTATTGACTACGAAATGCTAAGATCTCTAAATTCTTTACATATTTCTTTATGAGTCACGTCTATACTTTCTCGCGCCTATTGTGTCAGGTCCTACAGAATTGCACAATGCACATACAtcgtaaatctatactaatattataaagctgaagagtttgtttgtttgtttgtttgtttgtttgaacgcgctaatctcaggaactactggtccgatttgaaatttttcagtgttagatagcctatttatcgaggaaggccataggctatataacatcacgctacggtcattaggagcggagtagcaacgaaaaatgttacgaaaacggggaaatttttgacccattctcttcagtgacgcaagcgaagttgcgcgggtcagctagtcttagcATAAGTTGATGCATCAACAATCCTTAATATTTGAATTGTACGTAGCCATAATTAAT
Above is a window of Anticarsia gemmatalis isolate Benzon Research Colony breed Stoneville strain chromosome 2, ilAntGemm2 primary, whole genome shotgun sequence DNA encoding:
- the sbm gene encoding L-type amino acid transporter sobremesa isoform X1, which gives rise to MCDAMRDKLAALLRNSVHAPASAHNNDKLQNGAFGPVLVFTDEGSAREGGLVWRGCSAECDAEDGAAGALTDGNANPGDKLEGSDAAPDDPVHLKRRVGLFSGVALIVGTMIGSGIFVSPSGLLERTGSVGISFIIWMACGLLSLLGALAYAELGTMNTSSGAEYAYFMDAFGGPPAFLFSWVSTLVLKPSQMAIICLSFAKYAVEPFVSECEPPYSLVKLVAVICIVMILAVNCYSVNLATNVQNIFTAAKLVAVAIIVCGGAYKLILGNTRHLQEPNFGSSTATLGNIATAFYTGLWAYDGWNNLNYVTEEIKNPSKNLPLSIIIGIPLVTLCYALVNVSYLAVMSVSEMADSEAVAVTFGNRLLGPMAWLMPLAVTISTFGSANGTLFVAGRLCFAASREGHLLDILSYVHVRRFTPAPGLIFHSLIAVAMVLYGTIDSLIDFFSFTAWIFYGGSMLALIVMRHTKPHAPRPYKVPIVIPILVLFVSTYLVVAPIVDKPQWEYLYAAAFICAGLVVYVPFVKWGYSLPFMDKITVFLQMVLEVVPTSTTFEY
- the sbm gene encoding L-type amino acid transporter sobremesa isoform X3, giving the protein MAPRVKNGSAREGGLVWRGCSAECDAEDGAAGALTDGNANPGDKLEGSDAAPDDPVHLKRRVGLFSGVALIVGTMIGSGIFVSPSGLLERTGSVGISFIIWMACGLLSLLGALAYAELGTMNTSSGAEYAYFMDAFGGPPAFLFSWVSTLVLKPSQMAIICLSFAKYAVEPFVSECEPPYSLVKLVAVICIVMILAVNCYSVNLATNVQNIFTAAKLVAVAIIVCGGAYKLILGNTRHLQEPNFGSSTATLGNIATAFYTGLWAYDGWNNLNYVTEEIKNPSKNLPLSIIIGIPLVTLCYALVNVSYLAVMSVSEMADSEAVAVTFGNRLLGPMAWLMPLAVTISTFGSANGTLFVAGRLCFAASREGHLLDILSYVHVRRFTPAPGLIFHSLIAVAMVLYGTIDSLIDFFSFTAWIFYGGSMLALIVMRHTKPHAPRPYKVPIVIPILVLFVSTYLVVAPIVDKPQWEYLYAAAFICAGLVVYVPFVKWGYSLPFMDKITVFLQMVLEVVPTSTTFEY
- the sbm gene encoding L-type amino acid transporter sobremesa isoform X2; the encoded protein is MHHHEQPTGNACNGSAREGGLVWRGCSAECDAEDGAAGALTDGNANPGDKLEGSDAAPDDPVHLKRRVGLFSGVALIVGTMIGSGIFVSPSGLLERTGSVGISFIIWMACGLLSLLGALAYAELGTMNTSSGAEYAYFMDAFGGPPAFLFSWVSTLVLKPSQMAIICLSFAKYAVEPFVSECEPPYSLVKLVAVICIVMILAVNCYSVNLATNVQNIFTAAKLVAVAIIVCGGAYKLILGNTRHLQEPNFGSSTATLGNIATAFYTGLWAYDGWNNLNYVTEEIKNPSKNLPLSIIIGIPLVTLCYALVNVSYLAVMSVSEMADSEAVAVTFGNRLLGPMAWLMPLAVTISTFGSANGTLFVAGRLCFAASREGHLLDILSYVHVRRFTPAPGLIFHSLIAVAMVLYGTIDSLIDFFSFTAWIFYGGSMLALIVMRHTKPHAPRPYKVPIVIPILVLFVSTYLVVAPIVDKPQWEYLYAAAFICAGLVVYVPFVKWGYSLPFMDKITVFLQMVLEVVPTSTTFEY